In Prescottella soli, a genomic segment contains:
- a CDS encoding alpha/beta fold hydrolase, with the protein MGFVEAGGARLHYETSGEGEALVLLHGNSENLGYFAAQAPAFAERYRVIALDTRAHGESTRGDGPLDFARFADDVCAVLDALGIDSAHVLGYSDGGNTALTLALRRPDRVRSLIVNGANLDPHGLGWKFRVPATLAWLAAGLVAPLSKTLAHKRELLGLMVHHPHIPPDDLAAITVPTVVVVGERDPIPRRHTELIAHSIPGAELVILPGAGHACAEERPDVFNAVVLDFLARAETHS; encoded by the coding sequence ATGGGATTCGTCGAAGCGGGCGGGGCGCGCCTGCACTACGAGACGTCCGGCGAGGGCGAGGCGTTGGTCCTCCTGCACGGTAACAGCGAGAACCTCGGCTACTTCGCCGCGCAGGCGCCGGCCTTCGCGGAGCGCTATCGGGTGATCGCGCTGGACACCCGCGCGCACGGGGAGTCGACGCGCGGCGACGGTCCGCTCGACTTCGCCCGCTTCGCCGACGACGTCTGTGCGGTGCTCGATGCGCTCGGAATCGACAGCGCGCACGTCCTCGGCTACAGCGATGGCGGGAACACCGCCCTCACGTTGGCGCTGCGCCGACCGGACCGGGTGCGCTCGCTGATCGTCAACGGCGCCAACCTCGATCCGCACGGGCTGGGATGGAAGTTCCGGGTTCCCGCGACCCTCGCCTGGCTCGCGGCCGGGCTGGTCGCTCCGCTGTCGAAGACGCTCGCGCACAAGCGCGAACTGCTGGGCCTCATGGTCCACCACCCGCACATTCCGCCGGACGACCTGGCAGCCATCACGGTCCCGACGGTCGTGGTCGTGGGGGAGCGCGACCCGATCCCGCGCCGGCACACCGAGCTGATCGCCCACTCGATTCCCGGTGCGGAGCTGGTGATCCTGCCCGGCGCGGGGCATGCGTGCGCGGAGGAGCGCCCCGACGTCTTCAACGCCGTAGTGCTGGACTTCCTGGCCCGTGCGGAGACGCACAGCTAG
- a CDS encoding ABATE domain-containing protein produces the protein MPWIGEGRALDLANTVIVGASRSEDLDFFTDPALTARWRERVTDRRMARIPLDQLVELRSVVREALDAADKSETLSPHLRARINGLAAAAPLVLELDESGLLRQIASGGPVDAEIARETLQLIAAPDTFTVRRCPAPSCGMFFVPRRRNQGWCTERCGSRARSTRRHHRGGRPSDAT, from the coding sequence ATGCCGTGGATCGGGGAAGGTCGCGCACTCGACCTGGCAAACACCGTGATCGTCGGGGCGAGCCGCAGTGAGGACCTCGACTTCTTCACCGATCCCGCGCTGACGGCACGGTGGCGCGAGCGGGTCACGGATCGCCGGATGGCCCGAATACCACTTGACCAGCTCGTCGAGCTCCGCAGTGTCGTGCGAGAGGCTCTCGATGCCGCAGACAAATCGGAGACGTTGTCGCCCCACCTACGTGCACGGATCAACGGGCTGGCCGCCGCTGCGCCATTGGTGCTCGAACTCGACGAGTCCGGCCTCCTCCGCCAAATCGCCAGCGGGGGTCCAGTCGATGCGGAAATAGCACGAGAGACGTTGCAGCTCATAGCCGCACCCGATACGTTCACCGTCCGCCGTTGCCCCGCGCCCAGTTGCGGCATGTTCTTCGTTCCGCGCCGAAGGAATCAGGGCTGGTGCACCGAGCGATGCGGATCCCGTGCCCGATCGACCCGCCGACATCACAGAGGCGGGCGTCCATCCGATGCGACCTAG
- a CDS encoding DNA alkylation repair protein — MPTADELLNARTVEELADCLIRAHAGPVPRLSACGAELSDRRFSERVAAIRDALLADLPADFGSFSALLHAALGDEKFTGWMIFPVTEAVAVRGIEFVEPALGLLADLTPRLTAETAVRPFLRVAQDRTLSVVESWTRHPDAHVRRLASESTRPRLPWAVRVPGLTADPRPTLPILDALYRDDSEYVRRSVANHLNDISHDHPDLAVAVATRWAHAPDASTAWVLRHGLRTLVKKGHPGALGLFGYSADTPVHVAGPVVRTEVVAIGGSLEFDCTIRNTGPGPAPYLVDYSVHFLRANGSHMAKVFKLSTRTLEAGAEWSIVRRHSFVPITTRRYYPGTHYLQMQVNGVPHPTTQFELTAADSPRRT, encoded by the coding sequence GTGCCCACAGCGGACGAACTGTTGAACGCGCGGACCGTCGAGGAGCTGGCCGACTGTCTGATACGAGCGCACGCGGGCCCGGTTCCACGGCTGAGCGCGTGCGGCGCCGAACTGTCCGATCGACGATTCTCGGAGCGTGTCGCGGCGATCCGTGACGCTCTCCTCGCCGACCTACCTGCAGACTTCGGCTCTTTCTCTGCGCTCCTGCATGCCGCGCTCGGCGACGAGAAATTCACAGGATGGATGATCTTCCCGGTTACCGAAGCGGTCGCTGTGCGAGGCATCGAGTTCGTCGAACCGGCACTCGGACTTCTGGCCGACCTGACGCCGCGACTGACCGCAGAGACGGCTGTTCGCCCTTTCTTGCGAGTAGCCCAGGACCGCACACTCTCCGTGGTCGAATCCTGGACGCGTCATCCCGATGCCCATGTCCGCCGCCTCGCGAGCGAGTCCACCCGGCCTCGGTTGCCGTGGGCTGTTCGGGTTCCCGGCCTGACCGCGGATCCCCGACCGACGCTGCCGATCCTCGACGCCCTGTATCGTGACGACTCCGAGTATGTACGACGCTCGGTGGCCAACCACCTCAACGACATCAGCCACGATCACCCGGACCTGGCCGTCGCCGTCGCCACCCGCTGGGCGCACGCTCCCGACGCCTCCACCGCGTGGGTCCTCCGCCACGGACTGCGCACGCTCGTCAAGAAGGGGCACCCGGGAGCTCTGGGGCTGTTCGGGTACTCCGCCGACACACCGGTACACGTCGCAGGACCCGTGGTGCGTACAGAGGTCGTCGCCATTGGTGGCAGCCTCGAATTCGACTGCACCATCAGGAACACGGGGCCCGGACCTGCGCCGTACCTCGTGGACTATTCCGTACATTTCCTTCGGGCCAACGGATCCCATATGGCGAAAGTGTTCAAACTCTCGACGAGAACGCTCGAAGCCGGGGCCGAGTGGTCGATCGTCCGACGCCACAGCTTCGTACCGATCACGACGCGGCGCTACTACCCAGGAACGCACTACCTTCAGATGCAGGTCAACGGTGTGCCGCACCCGACGACCCAGTTCGAGCTCACCGCCGCCGATTCGCCGCGTCGCACCTGA
- the purT gene encoding formate-dependent phosphoribosylglycinamide formyltransferase, giving the protein MRHETSADVPARIGTPLSPSATRVMLLGSGELGKEVIIALQRLGVEVIAVDRYADAPGHQVAHRAHTIDMGDREQLLRLIEDERPHFVVPEIEAIATEALAEVEERGLAVVIPTARATQLTMNREGIRRLAAEELGLPTSPYAFADSLDEVRAATERIGFPCVIKPVMSSSGKGQSVARSADDLEKSWDCALSGGRVNKGRVIVEGFVDFDYEITQLTVRAVDGTHFCEPIGHLQDSGDYIESWQPQAMSPAALAAARGVAEKVTTALGGRGIFGVELFVKGDDVYFSEVSPRPHDTGLVTLRSQRFSEFELHARAILGLPVDTTLAAPGASAVIYGGVESAGVAFEGVADALSVPETDLRLFGKPEAFTRRRMGVAVSTGPDVETARERAREAASRVHVVVPE; this is encoded by the coding sequence ATGCGCCACGAGACCTCCGCAGACGTCCCTGCCCGGATCGGCACCCCCCTGAGCCCGAGCGCCACCCGCGTGATGCTGCTGGGCTCCGGCGAACTGGGCAAGGAGGTGATCATCGCGCTGCAGCGCCTCGGCGTCGAGGTGATCGCCGTCGACCGCTACGCCGACGCCCCCGGACACCAGGTGGCGCACCGCGCCCACACCATCGACATGGGTGACCGCGAGCAGCTGCTGCGGCTGATCGAGGACGAGCGGCCGCATTTCGTGGTTCCCGAGATCGAGGCCATCGCCACCGAGGCGCTGGCCGAGGTCGAGGAGCGCGGGCTCGCCGTCGTCATCCCCACCGCGCGTGCGACGCAGCTGACGATGAACCGCGAGGGCATCCGTCGCCTCGCGGCGGAGGAGTTGGGGCTGCCGACGTCGCCGTACGCGTTCGCCGACTCCCTCGACGAGGTGCGCGCCGCCACCGAGCGGATCGGGTTCCCGTGCGTGATCAAGCCGGTGATGTCGTCGTCCGGCAAGGGGCAGTCCGTGGCCCGCAGCGCCGACGATCTCGAGAAGTCTTGGGACTGCGCACTTTCCGGTGGTCGGGTGAACAAGGGGCGGGTCATCGTCGAGGGCTTCGTCGACTTCGACTACGAGATCACCCAGCTCACCGTCCGCGCCGTCGACGGCACCCACTTCTGTGAGCCGATCGGTCACCTGCAGGACTCCGGCGACTACATCGAGTCGTGGCAGCCGCAGGCCATGAGCCCGGCCGCGCTGGCGGCGGCACGCGGGGTTGCCGAGAAGGTCACGACCGCACTCGGCGGCCGCGGCATCTTCGGCGTCGAACTGTTTGTCAAGGGCGACGACGTCTACTTCTCCGAGGTCAGCCCGCGCCCGCACGACACCGGCCTGGTGACGCTGCGCTCGCAGCGGTTCTCGGAGTTCGAACTGCACGCCCGCGCCATCCTCGGCCTGCCCGTCGACACCACGCTCGCCGCACCGGGCGCGTCCGCCGTCATCTATGGCGGCGTCGAGTCCGCCGGGGTCGCGTTCGAGGGCGTCGCCGACGCCCTGTCGGTGCCGGAGACCGATCTGCGTCTGTTCGGCAAGCCCGAGGCGTTCACCCGTCGTCGCATGGGCGTCGCGGTGTCCACCGGACCCGACGTCGAAACCGCCCGTGAGCGCGCCCGCGAGGCGGCGTCCCGGGTGCACGTCGTCGTACCGGAGTGA
- a CDS encoding DUF456 domain-containing protein: MSTGVEVLLGLVMLVGLIGVVVPILPGTLLIAGALLVWAILDATAAGWAVFAVAALLLVASGVVKYTWPGRRIRDAGVPNRSVMFGGLVGIVGFFVVPVVGLLLGFLLGTYVAEAARHRTHRDAWVSTVHATKAVGLSILVELFGALLAVGLWLGAVLAL; the protein is encoded by the coding sequence GTGAGTACCGGGGTCGAGGTTCTGCTCGGCCTGGTGATGCTCGTCGGGCTGATCGGCGTCGTGGTGCCGATCCTGCCCGGCACCCTGCTGATCGCCGGGGCGCTGCTGGTGTGGGCGATCCTCGACGCCACCGCGGCCGGCTGGGCGGTGTTCGCGGTGGCCGCGCTGCTGCTCGTGGCGTCGGGCGTCGTCAAGTACACGTGGCCGGGGCGCCGGATACGCGACGCCGGCGTCCCCAACCGGTCGGTGATGTTCGGCGGCCTGGTGGGGATCGTCGGGTTCTTCGTCGTCCCCGTCGTCGGACTGCTGCTCGGCTTCCTGCTCGGCACGTACGTCGCCGAGGCCGCCCGGCACCGAACCCACCGCGACGCGTGGGTCTCGACCGTGCACGCCACCAAGGCCGTGGGGCTGTCGATCCTCGTCGAACTGTTCGGGGCACTGCTCGCCGTCGGGCTGTGGCTGGGCGCGGTGCTCGCGCTCTGA
- a CDS encoding amidohydrolase family protein: MFDAHVHIIDPRFPLVENNGYLPDPFTIADYRARMAGFGVDGGAVVTASYQGTLGRPQLLAALRELGEGWVGVTHLDPDATDDDILELDRAGVRGMRFNLRRSATDVRILTKQALRAHELVGWHAEFYVDATLLLSLEPVFAKLPAVSIDHLGMSTRGLRYLLNLVDRGAKVKATGFGRTSIGDVGDVVRQIHAVNPKALMFGTDLPGTRARRAFEAADVDVIADAVGDDLEAVLGGNAREWYRCPA, encoded by the coding sequence GTGTTTGACGCGCACGTGCACATCATCGACCCGCGGTTCCCCCTGGTGGAGAACAACGGCTACCTGCCCGATCCGTTCACGATCGCCGACTACCGCGCCCGCATGGCGGGGTTCGGCGTGGACGGTGGCGCCGTCGTCACCGCGTCGTACCAGGGCACCCTCGGCCGGCCGCAACTGCTGGCCGCGCTGCGCGAACTGGGCGAGGGCTGGGTGGGCGTCACCCATCTCGACCCCGACGCCACCGACGACGACATCCTCGAGCTCGACCGGGCCGGGGTGCGGGGGATGCGGTTCAATCTGCGGCGCAGCGCCACCGACGTGCGGATCCTGACGAAGCAGGCGTTGCGCGCCCACGAACTGGTGGGCTGGCACGCCGAGTTCTACGTGGACGCGACGCTGCTGCTGTCGCTCGAACCGGTGTTCGCGAAGCTGCCGGCCGTGAGCATCGACCACCTCGGGATGTCGACGCGCGGGCTGCGCTACCTGCTCAACCTCGTGGACCGCGGCGCCAAGGTGAAGGCCACCGGCTTCGGACGCACGTCGATCGGCGACGTCGGCGACGTCGTGCGCCAGATCCACGCCGTCAACCCGAAGGCGCTCATGTTCGGCACCGACCTGCCCGGGACCCGCGCCCGTCGCGCGTTCGAGGCCGCGGACGTCGACGTCATCGCCGACGCGGTCGGTGACGACCTCGAGGCGGTCCTCGGCGGCAACGCGCGTGAGTGGTATCGCTGCCCCGCCTGA
- a CDS encoding FAD-dependent oxidoreductase, with the protein MTDQTRPLRVAIVGAGPAGIYAADALMKSDTEVSIDLFERMPAPFGLIRYGVAPDHPRIKGIITALHKVLDKDAVRLLGNIDYGTDITLEDLRRFYDAVIFSTGANADRALNIPGIELDGSYGAADFVSWYDGHPDVPRTWPLEAEKVAVLGVGNVALDIARVLAKTGDELLPTEIPANVYEGLKNNKAVEVHVFGRRGPAQAKFTPLELRELDHSPTIEVIVDPEDIDYDEGSEIARRSSKQVDMVANTLQDWAIRDQGDRPHKLFLHFFESPHEVLGEDGKVVGLRTERTELDGTGNVRGTGKFNDWDVQAVYRAVGYLSQNIPSIPFDDQAGTVPNEAGRVIGDDGKHIDGTYVTGWIKRGPVGLIGHTKGDANETIACLLEDAPNFAGAAEPGQDAVIDFLEGKGVPYTTWQGWYRLDAHERSLGEPEGRERIKVVEREDMLRASEPHKA; encoded by the coding sequence ATGACTGACCAGACTCGTCCACTGCGCGTGGCCATCGTCGGCGCCGGCCCGGCCGGTATCTACGCCGCCGATGCGCTCATGAAGTCCGACACCGAGGTGAGCATCGACCTGTTCGAGCGGATGCCGGCCCCGTTCGGCCTCATCCGATACGGCGTCGCACCGGACCACCCGCGCATCAAGGGCATCATCACGGCGCTGCACAAGGTCCTCGACAAGGATGCCGTCCGCCTGCTCGGCAACATCGACTACGGCACCGACATCACCCTCGAGGACCTGCGCCGCTTCTACGACGCGGTGATCTTCTCGACCGGCGCCAACGCCGACCGCGCCCTGAACATCCCGGGCATCGAGCTCGACGGCAGCTACGGCGCCGCAGACTTCGTCTCCTGGTACGACGGCCACCCGGACGTGCCGCGCACGTGGCCGCTCGAGGCCGAGAAGGTGGCCGTGCTGGGCGTCGGCAACGTCGCGCTCGACATCGCCCGCGTGCTCGCCAAGACCGGCGACGAGCTGCTGCCGACCGAGATCCCCGCGAACGTGTACGAGGGCCTCAAGAACAACAAGGCCGTCGAGGTGCACGTGTTCGGCCGCCGCGGTCCCGCGCAGGCCAAGTTCACGCCTCTCGAGCTGCGCGAGCTGGACCACTCCCCCACGATCGAGGTCATCGTCGACCCCGAGGACATCGACTACGACGAGGGTTCCGAGATCGCTCGTCGCTCGTCCAAGCAGGTCGACATGGTCGCGAACACGCTGCAGGACTGGGCCATCCGCGACCAGGGCGACCGCCCGCACAAGCTGTTCCTGCACTTCTTCGAGTCCCCCCACGAGGTGCTCGGCGAGGACGGCAAGGTCGTCGGCCTGCGCACCGAGCGCACCGAACTGGACGGCACCGGCAACGTCCGCGGCACCGGCAAGTTCAACGACTGGGACGTCCAGGCCGTCTACCGCGCCGTCGGCTACCTGTCGCAGAACATCCCGTCGATCCCGTTCGACGACCAGGCCGGCACCGTTCCCAACGAGGCCGGACGTGTCATCGGCGACGACGGCAAGCACATCGACGGCACGTACGTCACCGGCTGGATCAAGCGCGGTCCGGTCGGCCTGATCGGCCACACCAAGGGCGACGCCAACGAGACCATCGCCTGCCTGCTCGAGGACGCCCCCAATTTCGCGGGTGCCGCCGAGCCGGGCCAGGACGCGGTCATCGATTTCCTCGAGGGCAAGGGTGTCCCCTACACCACATGGCAGGGCTGGTACCGCCTCGACGCCCACGAGCGTTCCCTCGGCGAGCCCGAGGGCCGCGAGCGCATCAAGGTCGTCGAGCGCGAGGACATGCTGCGCGCCAGCGAGCCGCACAAGGCCTGA
- a CDS encoding rhodanese-like domain-containing protein, whose amino-acid sequence MSYAGDITPQQAWELLREHPDAVLVDVRTDAEWRYVGVPDTSSIDRRTVLIEWVSYPTGARNESFVDQLVEAGIVGGADAESSRPVVFLCRSGQRSIGAAEAATAAGIGPSYNVLDGFEGGLGGDGRRGTSGWRAVGLPWTQS is encoded by the coding sequence GTGAGCTACGCAGGAGACATTACGCCGCAGCAAGCCTGGGAGCTGCTGCGCGAGCATCCGGACGCCGTGCTCGTGGACGTGCGGACCGACGCGGAATGGCGATACGTCGGTGTGCCCGACACGTCCTCGATCGACCGTCGGACCGTGCTCATCGAATGGGTGAGCTACCCCACGGGTGCGCGCAACGAGTCCTTCGTCGACCAGCTCGTCGAGGCCGGGATCGTCGGCGGCGCCGACGCGGAGTCCTCGCGGCCGGTCGTCTTCCTGTGTCGCTCCGGCCAGCGCTCCATCGGTGCGGCCGAGGCCGCCACCGCCGCCGGCATCGGGCCGTCGTACAACGTGCTCGACGGGTTCGAGGGCGGGCTCGGCGGGGACGGGCGCCGCGGGACCTCGGGCTGGCGGGCTGTGGGCCTGCCCTGGACGCAGTCATGA
- a CDS encoding O-succinylhomoserine sulfhydrylase has translation MSAIPQGGSFRKQLPESVRPATLGVRGGTLRSGFEETSEAIYLNSGFVYESAEAAEQAFTGEVDHFVYSRYGNPTVKMFEERLRLLDGAEGCYATASGMSAVFTALGALLGKGDRLVAARSLFGSCFVVCNEILPRWGVETVFVDGEDLDQWEQALSVPTTAVFFETPSNPMQTLVDVRKVSEMAHAAGAKVVIDNVFATPLLQRSLDLGADVIVYSGTKHIDGQGRVLGGAILGPKDYIDGPVQQLIRHTGPALSPFNAHTLLKGLETMPLRVGHSVDSALRIAQFLEADASVRWVKYPFLESHPQHELAKSQMSGGGTVVTFELDAAEGEGKKRAFELLNKLRVIDISNNLGDSKSLITHPATTTHRAMGPEGRAAIGLSDGVVRLSVGLEDPEDLLEDLAQALR, from the coding sequence ATGAGCGCCATCCCGCAGGGCGGGTCGTTCCGCAAGCAACTGCCCGAGTCCGTCCGTCCGGCGACCCTCGGCGTCCGCGGCGGCACGCTGCGTTCCGGATTCGAGGAGACCTCCGAGGCGATCTACCTCAACTCGGGCTTCGTGTACGAGTCCGCCGAGGCAGCCGAGCAGGCGTTCACCGGCGAGGTCGACCACTTCGTCTACTCCCGGTACGGCAACCCCACCGTGAAGATGTTCGAGGAGCGGCTGCGGCTGCTCGACGGCGCCGAGGGCTGCTACGCGACCGCGTCCGGCATGTCCGCGGTGTTCACCGCGCTCGGCGCGCTGCTCGGCAAGGGCGATCGCCTGGTCGCCGCGCGCAGCCTGTTCGGCTCGTGCTTCGTGGTGTGCAACGAGATCCTGCCGCGCTGGGGCGTGGAGACCGTCTTCGTCGACGGCGAGGACCTCGACCAGTGGGAGCAGGCGCTGTCGGTGCCGACCACGGCCGTGTTCTTCGAGACGCCGTCCAACCCCATGCAGACCCTCGTCGACGTCCGCAAGGTGTCGGAGATGGCGCACGCGGCCGGCGCGAAGGTGGTCATCGACAACGTCTTCGCCACCCCGTTGCTGCAGCGCAGCCTCGACCTGGGCGCCGACGTGATCGTGTACTCCGGCACCAAGCACATCGACGGCCAGGGCCGCGTCCTCGGCGGCGCGATCCTGGGCCCCAAGGACTACATCGACGGCCCGGTGCAGCAGCTGATCCGGCACACCGGCCCGGCGCTGAGCCCGTTCAACGCGCACACCCTGCTCAAGGGGCTCGAGACGATGCCGCTGCGGGTGGGCCACTCGGTGGACAGCGCGCTGCGTATCGCGCAGTTCCTCGAGGCCGATGCGTCGGTGCGCTGGGTGAAGTACCCGTTCCTCGAGTCGCACCCCCAGCACGAGCTGGCCAAGTCGCAGATGAGCGGCGGCGGCACGGTCGTGACGTTCGAGCTGGACGCGGCCGAGGGCGAGGGGAAGAAGCGCGCGTTCGAACTGCTGAACAAGCTGCGCGTCATCGACATCTCCAACAACCTCGGCGATTCCAAGTCGCTCATCACGCACCCGGCCACCACCACGCACCGCGCGATGGGTCCGGAGGGACGAGCCGCGATCGGCCTGTCCGACGGCGTCGTGCGCCTGTCGGTGGGTCTGGAGGATCCGGAGGATCTGCTGGAGGACCTGGCGCAGGCGCTGCGCTGA
- a CDS encoding bifunctional adenosylcobinamide kinase/adenosylcobinamide-phosphate guanylyltransferase — MEVVLLGTGSADGWPNPFCVCASCRTAAARGEIRGQTAALIDDVLLLDCGPEVPRAAVRAGRPLDAVRHILFTHAHPDHVGPAALLFRAWVQRDRPLDVVGPPEALDLCRDWVGPDDPVRFVPVVPGDRIVLNGYEVRVLEAAHTAIRDGDSVLYDIAASGGGRLLWATDTGPLPSSTLDAVRDARYDAVFLEETFGTRTDLGAGHHDLTTFPRTVVALRDIGAVTDATDIVAVHLSHYNPPTSELAERLRPWGARVVDDGAVVRVGEPAPRRGTSSRTLVLGGARAGKSTYAEALLAAEPRVTYLATGGMQEGDPEWAERVALHRERRPSGWTTVETTDVAAALADARDPVLLDCLGTWLTGRLDHHRVWTGGDWGAVDADVADLVAAWRAARVPIVAVSNEVGSGVVPSTPAGRRFRDLLGRVNSAVVAECESVVLVVAGVPTPLRSGPTD, encoded by the coding sequence ATCGAGGTTGTACTGCTGGGCACCGGCAGTGCCGACGGGTGGCCCAACCCCTTCTGCGTGTGCGCGTCATGTCGCACCGCCGCCGCGCGCGGTGAGATCCGTGGCCAGACCGCGGCCCTGATCGACGACGTGCTGCTGCTCGACTGCGGCCCGGAGGTCCCGCGGGCGGCCGTGCGCGCCGGGCGCCCCCTCGACGCCGTCCGGCACATCCTCTTCACTCACGCCCACCCCGATCACGTGGGCCCGGCGGCCCTGCTGTTCCGCGCCTGGGTGCAGCGCGACCGACCGCTCGACGTCGTCGGCCCGCCCGAGGCGCTCGATCTGTGCCGGGACTGGGTGGGCCCCGACGATCCGGTGCGGTTCGTTCCCGTCGTCCCCGGAGATCGAATTGTCCTGAACGGGTACGAGGTTCGGGTGCTCGAGGCCGCGCACACCGCGATCCGGGACGGCGACAGCGTGCTCTACGACATCGCCGCGTCCGGCGGCGGCCGCCTGCTGTGGGCCACCGATACCGGTCCGCTGCCGTCGTCCACCCTCGACGCCGTCCGCGATGCCCGGTACGACGCGGTGTTCCTCGAGGAGACGTTCGGCACCCGCACCGATCTCGGTGCCGGACACCACGATCTGACGACCTTCCCGCGCACCGTGGTTGCGCTGCGCGACATCGGCGCCGTCACCGATGCCACCGACATCGTCGCCGTGCACCTGAGTCACTACAACCCGCCGACGTCCGAACTCGCGGAGCGGCTGCGGCCGTGGGGCGCGCGGGTCGTCGACGACGGCGCGGTCGTGCGGGTCGGGGAGCCGGCGCCGCGGCGGGGGACGTCGTCGCGCACGCTCGTCCTCGGCGGTGCCCGCGCCGGCAAGTCGACGTACGCCGAGGCGCTGCTGGCCGCCGAACCGCGCGTGACCTACCTCGCGACGGGCGGCATGCAGGAGGGGGACCCGGAGTGGGCCGAGCGGGTGGCGCTGCACCGCGAGCGGCGCCCGTCCGGGTGGACCACCGTCGAGACCACCGACGTCGCGGCGGCGCTCGCGGACGCGCGCGACCCCGTACTGCTGGACTGCCTCGGCACGTGGCTCACCGGCCGCCTCGACCACCACCGGGTGTGGACCGGCGGCGACTGGGGCGCGGTCGACGCCGACGTCGCCGACCTCGTCGCGGCGTGGCGGGCGGCGCGCGTGCCGATCGTGGCGGTGAGCAACGAGGTCGGCAGTGGGGTGGTGCCGTCGACGCCGGCGGGCCGCCGCTTCCGCGACCTGCTTGGGCGGGTGAACTCCGCGGTGGTGGCCGAGTGCGAGTCCGTCGTGCTGGTGGTCGCGGGGGTGCCGACGCCGCTGCGGTCGGGTCCTACCGACTGA
- a CDS encoding FAD-binding oxidoreductase has translation MDLQTPVSDETIASLRACLTGSVALPGQPGYELTTPWNLAVPVTPRAVVAAANADDVATTVRFAGQHGLRVAVQRTGHGAVAVSGDVLLVHTGRLNECVVDPDTRTAHIGAGVIWQDVLDAAAPHGLAPLTGSSATVGVAGFLTGAGIGPLVRTYGLSSDHVQAFDVVTGGGEQLHVTPDEHAELFWGLRGGKATLGIVTAVEIDLLPLSQIYGGALYFDGADAAVVAHAWLDWCRDLPEHSSTSIAFLQLPPLPQIPPPLAGRLTVSVRFASVADEPEAESLIARLRAVATPLIDSVGPMPYAALSAIHADPVDPMPTHEFNALTHPLSHDAVDALLAVAGPGSGSPQTVIELRLLGGALAREPRHRSAFCHRGASFALMVVGVLAPPLAEAVVEHARVVAQAVATWVTGGALPNFAASADPERIARSYDEDTWHWLGALANDLDPRGVLHVGQVVRTLA, from the coding sequence ATGGACCTCCAGACCCCGGTGAGCGACGAGACGATCGCGTCACTCCGTGCATGTCTGACCGGATCGGTCGCCCTTCCCGGCCAACCGGGATACGAACTGACGACGCCGTGGAACCTGGCTGTCCCGGTCACCCCCCGTGCGGTCGTCGCGGCTGCGAATGCGGACGATGTCGCGACCACGGTCCGCTTCGCCGGGCAGCACGGACTCCGGGTTGCCGTGCAGCGCACCGGGCACGGCGCGGTTGCCGTGAGCGGTGACGTCCTGTTGGTGCACACCGGGCGACTGAACGAGTGCGTCGTCGACCCCGACACCCGCACCGCGCACATCGGTGCCGGCGTGATCTGGCAGGACGTTCTCGACGCAGCGGCGCCACACGGCTTGGCGCCGCTGACGGGCTCCTCCGCCACGGTCGGAGTGGCAGGCTTCCTCACCGGCGCGGGCATCGGTCCGCTGGTGCGCACCTACGGGCTGTCCTCCGACCACGTGCAGGCGTTCGACGTCGTCACCGGTGGCGGTGAGCAGTTACATGTCACACCGGACGAGCATGCCGAGCTGTTCTGGGGCCTGCGCGGCGGAAAGGCGACACTGGGGATCGTCACGGCGGTGGAGATCGATCTGCTGCCACTGTCCCAGATCTATGGCGGCGCTCTCTATTTCGACGGCGCGGACGCTGCGGTGGTCGCGCATGCCTGGCTCGACTGGTGCCGCGACCTGCCCGAGCACAGCTCGACGTCGATCGCGTTCCTGCAGCTCCCTCCGCTGCCGCAGATCCCGCCTCCGCTCGCGGGCCGGCTCACTGTTTCCGTCCGATTCGCCAGTGTCGCAGACGAGCCCGAGGCCGAGTCCCTGATCGCGCGCCTGCGTGCGGTGGCGACGCCGCTGATCGACTCCGTGGGCCCGATGCCGTACGCGGCGCTGTCCGCGATCCACGCCGATCCGGTCGACCCGATGCCGACCCACGAGTTCAATGCCCTCACCCATCCGTTGTCACACGACGCCGTCGACGCCCTGCTCGCGGTCGCCGGACCGGGTTCCGGATCGCCGCAGACGGTGATCGAACTCCGACTGCTCGGTGGTGCACTGGCCCGCGAGCCCCGCCATCGCAGCGCCTTCTGCCACCGCGGCGCCTCGTTCGCGCTGATGGTCGTGGGCGTCCTCGCTCCGCCCCTCGCCGAGGCGGTCGTCGAGCACGCCCGCGTCGTCGCACAGGCCGTGGCCACATGGGTCACCGGAGGTGCCCTGCCCAATTTCGCCGCCAGCGCCGACCCGGAACGGATCGCCCGGTCCTACGACGAGGACACCTGGCACTGGCTCGGTGCGCTGGCGAACGACCTCGACCCGCGCGGAGTCCTGCACGTCGGTCAGGTCGTACGCACTCTGGCATGA